Proteins encoded by one window of Streptomyces clavuligerus:
- a CDS encoding PRD domain-containing protein produces the protein MDDRLAERIRLFRAGGRVRPEVADFVTAELRALADEGRAVTETTAGVLTSHLMLALTRLLDGEPITDDPADALLTAELGGRPDALERARAVARRAERALGAALPESEVRFLGMHLAVLTAQPAP, from the coding sequence ATGGACGACCGACTCGCCGAGCGCATCCGCCTGTTCCGCGCGGGCGGCCGGGTCCGGCCCGAGGTGGCCGACTTCGTCACCGCCGAACTGCGGGCCCTCGCCGACGAGGGCCGCGCCGTCACGGAGACGACCGCCGGAGTGCTGACGAGCCATCTGATGCTGGCGCTCACCCGGCTCCTGGACGGCGAACCGATCACCGACGACCCCGCCGACGCGCTGCTGACGGCGGAGCTGGGCGGCCGTCCGGACGCCCTGGAACGCGCCCGCGCGGTGGCCCGCCGCGCCGAACGCGCGCTGGGGGCGGCCCTGCCCGAGTCCGAGGTCCGTTTCCTCGGGATGCACCTGGCCGTCCTCACCGCACAGCCCGCGCCCTGA
- a CDS encoding DUF2620 domain-containing protein, producing the protein MNILTGGLGRTETADALRALALDGVEITVSNDLEAARRLTTGGADYYLGTCHTGAGASLGVLVGLLGQGTCHTFGRSVPTETEVGALLADGKRVFGFSLDRIDAVAPAIGRAIAAARA; encoded by the coding sequence ATGAACATCCTCACCGGCGGTCTCGGCAGGACGGAGACCGCCGACGCGCTGCGCGCCCTCGCCCTCGACGGCGTCGAGATCACCGTTTCGAACGATCTGGAGGCGGCGCGGCGGCTCACCACCGGCGGGGCCGACTACTACCTCGGAACGTGCCACACCGGCGCCGGGGCCTCGCTCGGGGTGCTCGTCGGCCTGCTGGGCCAGGGGACCTGTCACACCTTCGGCCGCTCGGTCCCCACGGAGACCGAGGTCGGCGCCCTGCTCGCGGACGGCAAACGGGTCTTCGGCTTCTCCCTGGACCGGATCGACGCCGTCGCGCCCGCCATCGGACGCGCCATCGCCGCCGCCCGCGCCTGA